From the Terriglobales bacterium genome, one window contains:
- a CDS encoding YwiC-like family protein yields the protein MTSKVLVESALPAPVRSAVLWPREHGAWGLLAAPLVLGTAVAARAGGDRWMAWGAIVVAALAVFLARTPLDALLGVGIVRANGPAEVAAARARLALWATVAAVAGGVSLLFVSYKILGLFAAIGLAGYATQWLLTRSESQLVVAVAFAVGAPAAYVGLCGRADGMALELAVLASALTLNQVAYVQVEIDALRHAGRRADLRAGWLFLMLQAAILAALLWAWQQGELPLLAVLGFVPLLARGFWRFAHTPKRVALKRLGFTELAYTAIAVVLIALGVSL from the coding sequence TGCTCTCCCCGCGCCGGTGCGCAGCGCCGTCCTGTGGCCGCGCGAACATGGCGCGTGGGGCCTGCTGGCCGCACCTCTGGTACTGGGCACCGCGGTGGCCGCGCGTGCCGGCGGAGACCGCTGGATGGCGTGGGGCGCGATCGTGGTCGCGGCCCTGGCCGTCTTCCTGGCCCGCACGCCTCTCGATGCGCTGCTCGGCGTGGGGATCGTGCGCGCGAACGGGCCGGCGGAGGTCGCAGCGGCGCGCGCACGCCTGGCGCTCTGGGCAACGGTCGCGGCGGTCGCCGGCGGCGTGAGCCTGCTCTTCGTCTCCTACAAGATCCTGGGGCTGTTTGCCGCGATCGGCCTTGCGGGCTACGCGACGCAGTGGCTGCTGACGCGCAGCGAATCGCAGCTCGTCGTCGCCGTGGCGTTCGCGGTGGGCGCGCCGGCGGCATACGTTGGGCTATGCGGCCGCGCCGACGGCATGGCGCTCGAGCTGGCGGTGCTGGCCTCCGCGCTCACCCTGAACCAGGTCGCCTACGTCCAGGTCGAGATCGACGCATTGCGGCACGCGGGACGGCGCGCCGACCTTCGCGCCGGCTGGCTGTTCCTCATGCTGCAGGCCGCCATACTGGCAGCGCTGCTGTGGGCGTGGCAACAGGGAGAGCTGCCGCTGCTGGCGGTGCTCGGGTTCGTGCCGCTGCTGGCGCGCGGGTTCTGGCGGTTCGCGCACACGCCCAAGCGGGTCGCGCTCAAGCGCTTGGGGTTCACGGAACTGGCGTACACCGCGATCGCAGTGGTGCTGATCGCGCTCGGAGTCTCCCTGTGA
- the ric gene encoding iron-sulfur cluster repair di-iron protein: MTTKTAKTVAEIALETPRAASLFEEFGIDYCCGGEKTLQEACNEARVALAEVEAALQEVRDARESAEARDWSAESLAQLVAHIVNFHHQYVRRALPRIEQLLGSVLSAHGQKHHDLAKVQRHFHVLADEMVRHMMKEEQVLFPYIIRMEDAAAGGEAVAAPTFGTVKNPIRMMRSEHDSIGLELREIRKLSKDYDTPKEQCNSFRALYNALEEFERERNQHIHLENEILFPRAEALEARAGRQ, from the coding sequence ATGACGACGAAGACAGCGAAGACGGTAGCTGAGATCGCGCTGGAGACGCCGCGCGCCGCGAGCCTCTTCGAAGAGTTCGGGATCGACTACTGCTGCGGAGGCGAGAAGACGCTGCAGGAAGCGTGCAACGAGGCGCGGGTGGCGCTGGCCGAGGTCGAGGCCGCGCTGCAGGAAGTACGGGACGCGCGCGAGAGCGCGGAGGCCCGGGACTGGAGCGCGGAATCGCTGGCGCAGCTGGTGGCGCACATCGTGAATTTCCACCACCAATACGTGCGGCGCGCGCTGCCGCGCATCGAGCAATTGCTGGGCAGCGTGTTGAGCGCGCACGGGCAGAAACATCACGACCTGGCGAAGGTGCAGCGGCACTTCCACGTGCTGGCGGACGAGATGGTGCGCCACATGATGAAGGAAGAGCAGGTGCTCTTTCCGTACATCATCCGGATGGAAGACGCGGCGGCGGGTGGCGAGGCGGTGGCGGCGCCGACTTTCGGCACGGTGAAGAACCCGATCCGGATGATGCGGTCCGAACACGACTCGATCGGGCTCGAGCTGCGGGAGATCCGCAAGCTGAGCAAGGATTACGACACGCCCAAGGAGCAATGCAATTCGTTCCGGGCGCTGTACAACGCGCTGGAGGAATTCGAGCGCGAGCGCAACCAGCACATCCACCTGGAGAACGAGATCCTGTTCCCGCGGGCGGAAGCGCTGGAAGCGCGGGCCGGCAGGCAATAA
- a CDS encoding TIGR04053 family radical SAM/SPASM domain-containing protein — translation MRRELKQEFAERPLVVIWEMTQACDLKCAHCRASAQPLRSALELSTAEGFHLVDQVAEMGVPIFVLTGGDPLKRSDLFAITQYAAQKGVKTSLTPSATPLLTRDSIRKLKESGLARLALSLDGATPELHDGIRGVPGSFAKTLECAKWAREVHLPLQINTTVSRRNFHQLEEMAKLLEEQKIVLWSMFFLVPVGRGQAFDLLSPEETEAVFGRMYEMSKRVPFRIKTTEAPHYRRFLMQQKAAAAGGEEKLPEMLAHAQTGVSDGKGFMFISHTGQVFPSGFLPLPAGNILWEPLGQIYRKSPLFMALRDPEQLKGKCHDCEFRELCGGSRARAYAFTGDPLSEEPCCAFTPQASAAAD, via the coding sequence ATGAGACGGGAACTGAAGCAGGAATTCGCGGAGCGTCCGCTGGTGGTGATCTGGGAGATGACGCAGGCGTGCGACCTGAAATGCGCGCACTGCCGCGCGAGCGCGCAGCCGTTGCGCTCGGCGCTGGAGCTCTCGACCGCGGAAGGCTTCCACCTGGTGGACCAGGTGGCGGAGATGGGGGTGCCGATCTTCGTGCTGACCGGGGGCGATCCGCTGAAGCGCTCGGACCTGTTCGCGATCACGCAGTACGCGGCGCAGAAGGGCGTGAAGACGTCGCTGACGCCGAGCGCGACGCCGCTGCTGACGCGCGACTCGATCCGCAAGCTGAAGGAATCGGGGCTGGCGCGGCTGGCGCTCTCGCTCGACGGCGCGACGCCGGAGCTGCACGACGGCATCCGTGGCGTGCCGGGTTCGTTCGCCAAGACGCTGGAGTGCGCGAAGTGGGCGCGCGAGGTGCACCTGCCGCTGCAGATCAACACCACCGTCTCGCGGCGCAACTTCCACCAACTGGAGGAGATGGCGAAGCTGCTGGAAGAGCAGAAGATCGTGCTGTGGAGCATGTTCTTCCTGGTGCCGGTGGGGCGCGGCCAGGCCTTCGACCTGCTCTCGCCGGAGGAGACCGAAGCGGTGTTCGGGCGGATGTACGAGATGTCGAAGCGGGTGCCGTTCCGCATCAAGACGACCGAAGCGCCGCACTACCGGCGCTTCCTGATGCAGCAGAAGGCGGCCGCGGCGGGCGGCGAGGAGAAGCTGCCGGAGATGCTGGCGCACGCGCAGACCGGGGTGAGCGACGGCAAGGGGTTCATGTTCATCAGCCACACCGGGCAGGTGTTCCCGTCGGGCTTCCTGCCTCTGCCGGCGGGCAACATCCTGTGGGAGCCGCTGGGGCAGATCTACCGCAAGTCGCCGCTGTTCATGGCGCTGCGGGATCCGGAGCAGCTGAAAGGGAAGTGCCACGACTGCGAGTTCCGCGAGCTGTGCGGTGGATCGCGCGCGCGGGCCTACGCCTTCACCGGCGACCCGCTGAGCGAGGAGCCCTGCTGCGCGTTCACGCCGCAGGCGAGCGCGGCTGCCGACTAA
- the nirK gene encoding copper-containing nitrite reductase produces the protein MERIHRSRLVVTAAAMLLLSVAAVGQQTHEMPAAKSGAAVNIVRDPAEVPPPVGDRAPATVRIQLVSKEVVGTLDAQAGTTFRYWTFNGKVPGPMIRVREGDTIEVSLRNEPGSAMVHSIDFHAAMGPGGGAALTQVTPGQEKTFTFVAATPGLYVYHCGTPMIGDHIANGMYGLILVEPAGGLPKVDHEYYVMQGEIYTAGPKGKSGLQAFSEAKLLAEQPDYVVFNGAVDSLTGKYTLKSKTGETVRLLFGNAGPNLTSSFHVVGHIFSKDYVLGGLESPPVTGIQTISAPAGGATLVEMVTNMPGKYPFMDHAMARMPKGLMGMLAVEGVAVADYMHPGPAPVTAAAGPAPQAMIVAQDDAVPATQSAGTGVLAMLPHDEAPESGTAATTEPAAKPVATVRTNELSGCLHLAPGTRQLRLTAFRSGTSYDLEPRAGLLSEHPLLFADNLNTLVQVNGRFEPAQGKRRFAVEAVTPLAPTCHPQGSLAALRRAAQAKMVRTAVEGARGRVGATVNMSEMAFLQRQVTIEAGQSVLWRNTSQVTHDVVTNVARVAIAAHVRTPNGAAMFDSGHIQPGANYQRTFNVPGIYKYVCTLHETGGMIGVVIVKPAPGRTEPAVMTAAAGK, from the coding sequence ATGGAGCGTATTCATAGATCCAGGCTGGTAGTGACGGCGGCCGCGATGCTGCTGCTGAGCGTGGCGGCGGTGGGACAGCAAACGCACGAGATGCCGGCGGCGAAGAGCGGAGCGGCCGTCAACATCGTGCGCGACCCGGCGGAGGTGCCGCCGCCGGTCGGCGATCGCGCTCCGGCGACGGTCAGGATCCAGCTCGTTTCGAAGGAAGTGGTGGGCACGCTGGATGCGCAGGCGGGCACCACGTTCCGTTACTGGACGTTCAACGGCAAGGTGCCGGGGCCGATGATCCGCGTGCGGGAGGGCGACACCATCGAGGTGAGCCTGCGCAACGAGCCGGGCAGCGCGATGGTCCACTCCATCGACTTTCACGCCGCGATGGGACCGGGCGGCGGCGCGGCCCTGACGCAGGTGACCCCGGGGCAGGAGAAGACGTTCACTTTCGTGGCGGCGACTCCCGGGCTCTATGTGTACCACTGCGGCACGCCGATGATCGGCGACCACATCGCCAACGGCATGTACGGGCTGATCCTGGTGGAGCCGGCGGGCGGGCTGCCGAAGGTCGACCACGAATACTACGTCATGCAGGGGGAGATCTACACCGCAGGACCGAAGGGGAAGAGCGGACTGCAGGCCTTCAGCGAAGCGAAGCTGCTGGCGGAGCAGCCCGACTATGTAGTGTTCAACGGCGCGGTCGACTCGCTCACCGGCAAGTACACACTGAAGTCGAAGACGGGCGAGACGGTGCGGCTGCTGTTCGGCAATGCCGGCCCCAACCTGACGTCGTCGTTCCACGTGGTGGGGCACATCTTCAGCAAAGATTACGTGCTGGGCGGGCTCGAATCGCCGCCCGTGACCGGCATCCAGACCATCAGCGCGCCGGCGGGCGGGGCCACCCTGGTCGAGATGGTGACCAACATGCCGGGCAAGTACCCCTTCATGGACCATGCGATGGCGCGCATGCCGAAGGGGTTGATGGGGATGCTGGCGGTCGAGGGTGTGGCTGTGGCGGATTACATGCATCCGGGGCCGGCGCCGGTGACGGCGGCTGCGGGCCCGGCGCCGCAAGCGATGATCGTGGCGCAGGACGACGCCGTGCCGGCGACGCAGAGTGCGGGCACCGGCGTCCTCGCCATGCTGCCGCACGACGAGGCGCCGGAGAGCGGGACGGCCGCGACGACGGAGCCGGCCGCGAAGCCGGTGGCGACGGTGCGCACGAATGAGCTTAGCGGCTGTCTGCACCTGGCGCCGGGTACTCGGCAATTGCGGCTCACGGCGTTCCGCTCCGGCACGAGCTACGACTTGGAGCCGCGGGCAGGCCTGCTGAGCGAACACCCGCTCCTGTTCGCCGACAACCTGAACACCCTGGTGCAGGTGAATGGCCGCTTCGAACCGGCGCAGGGAAAACGGCGCTTCGCGGTAGAGGCGGTGACGCCGCTGGCACCGACCTGCCACCCGCAGGGCTCGCTCGCGGCGTTGCGGCGGGCGGCGCAGGCGAAGATGGTGCGGACTGCGGTCGAGGGAGCGCGCGGCAGGGTGGGCGCGACGGTCAACATGAGCGAGATGGCGTTCCTTCAGCGCCAGGTGACGATCGAGGCGGGGCAGAGCGTGCTGTGGCGGAACACTTCGCAGGTCACGCACGATGTCGTGACCAACGTGGCTCGGGTGGCGATTGCGGCGCACGTGCGCACCCCGAACGGCGCCGCGATGTTCGACTCGGGCCACATCCAGCCGGGCGCGAACTACCAGCGCACTTTTAACGTGCCGGGCATTTATAAGTACGTCTGCACGCTGCATGAGACCGGCGGGATGATCGGAGTGGTGATCGTGAAGCCGGCGCCGGGAAGGACCGAGCCGGCGGTCATGACGGCCGCAGCGGGCAAGTAG